One Lentimicrobiaceae bacterium genomic window carries:
- a CDS encoding TlpA family protein disulfide reductase has product MRFNILLSFLLLAGLANAQVGVETAPDFTAKDIAGKQHHLYEYLDAGSFVVIDFFTTNCGPCQTYASHVSASYEYFGCNSGNVVFLGINWGSDNEAVEAFDLLWGASYPSISGLQGGGNAVVDLFQVLSYPSVILIAPDRSILNNHIWPPETDSINTLVLNAGGLPNPCTVDVENHILPSSANLRILQSGYGNVQLEVSQLSGPGGLLQVFGSDGRLVASWNLSGNEHSFHLPALKQGIYFARLTYKGIVDESLKFPISF; this is encoded by the coding sequence ATGCGTTTCAATATTTTACTCTCTTTCTTATTACTTGCAGGCTTGGCCAACGCTCAGGTTGGTGTAGAAACTGCTCCCGATTTTACCGCCAAGGATATTGCCGGTAAACAGCACCATCTCTATGAATATCTGGATGCAGGAAGTTTTGTTGTCATTGATTTTTTTACAACGAATTGTGGACCTTGTCAAACCTATGCTTCACATGTAAGTGCATCTTATGAGTATTTTGGCTGTAATTCTGGTAATGTTGTTTTTTTGGGAATTAACTGGGGAAGCGATAATGAAGCGGTTGAAGCTTTTGATTTGTTGTGGGGCGCCTCTTACCCTTCCATCAGTGGGTTACAGGGCGGCGGAAATGCAGTCGTTGACTTGTTTCAGGTTCTTTCTTATCCCAGTGTTATTTTGATAGCTCCTGATCGTTCAATTTTAAACAATCACATATGGCCTCCTGAAACGGACTCTATAAATACACTGGTATTGAATGCCGGCGGCTTGCCCAATCCCTGTACAGTTGATGTCGAAAATCATATTTTACCATCCTCTGCAAACCTTCGTATTTTACAGTCGGGCTATGGAAATGTTCAGCTTGAAGTTAGTCAACTGTCAGGCCCTGGCGGTTTACTGCAGGTTTTTGGTTCCGATGGCCGCCTGGTGGCATCGTGGAATCTGAGCGGCAACGAACATAGCTTTCATCTTCCGGCGCTTAAACAGGGAATCTATTTTGCCAGGCTGACATACAAAGGGATAGTTGATGAAAGCTTAAAATTCCCGATAAGCTTCTGA